The Cynocephalus volans isolate mCynVol1 chromosome 2, mCynVol1.pri, whole genome shotgun sequence genome window below encodes:
- the TANGO2 gene encoding transport and Golgi organization protein 2 homolog isoform X2 — MCIIFFKFDPRPVSKNAYRLILAANRDEFYHRPSKLADFWGHNNEILSGLDMEEGKEGGTWLGISTRGKLSALTNYLQPRLDREARGRGELVTHFLTTDMDSLSYLKKVSMEGHLYNGFNLIAADLSTAKGDIICYYGNRGEPEPIVLTPGTYGLSNALLETPWRKLCFGKQLFLEAVERSQALPKDALVAQLLDVLNNEEAQLPDPAIEDQGQEYVQPILSKTNTVILVDTDGHVTFTERSMLDKDPSCWKTSTHEFMLQS; from the exons gctcatcctgGCAGCCAACAGGGATGAATTTTACCACAGACCGTCTAAGTTAGCAGACTTCTGGGGGCACAACAACGAGATCCTCAGTG GGCTCGACATGGAGGAAGGCAAGGAAGGAGGCACGTGGCTGGGTATCAGCACGCGGGGCAAGCTGTCGGCGCTCACCAACTATCTGCAGCCGCGGCTGGACCGCGAGGCCCGGGGCCGAG GTGAACTTGTGACCCACTTTCTGACCACTGACATGGACAGCTTGTCCTACCTGAAGAAGGTCTCCATGGAGGGCCACCTGTACAATGGCTTCAACCTCATAGCTGCTGACCTGAG CACAGCAAAGGGAGATATCATTTGCTACTATGGAAACCGGGGGGAGCCCGAGCCCATCGTCCTGACACCAG GGACCTATGGGCTGAGCAACGCACTGCTGGAGACGCCCTGGAGGAAGCTGTGCTTTGGGAAGCAGCTCTTCCTGGAGGCTGTGGAGCGGAGCCAGGCGCTCCCCAAGGATGCCCTTGTCGCCCAGCTCCTGGATGTGCTCAACAATGAAGAGGC ACAGCTGCCAGACCCAGCCATTGAGGACCAGGGCCAGGAGTATGTGCAGCCTATACTGAGCAA AACCAACACAGTCATCCTTGTGGATACAGATGGCCATGTGACCTTCACGGAGCGCAGCATGCTGGACAAGGACCCCTCCTGCTGGAAGACCAGCACCCACGAGTTCATGCTACAGAGCTGA
- the TANGO2 gene encoding transport and Golgi organization protein 2 homolog isoform X3: MEEGKEGGTWLGISTRGKLSALTNYLQPRLDREARGRGELVTHFLTTDMDSLSYLKKVSMEGHLYNGFNLIAADLSTAKGDIICYYGNRGEPEPIVLTPGTYGLSNALLETPWRKLCFGKQLFLEAVERSQALPKDALVAQLLDVLNNEEAQLPDPAIEDQGQEYVQPILSKYAAVCVRCPDYGTRTNTVILVDTDGHVTFTERSMLDKDPSCWKTSTHEFMLQS, encoded by the exons ATGGAGGAAGGCAAGGAAGGAGGCACGTGGCTGGGTATCAGCACGCGGGGCAAGCTGTCGGCGCTCACCAACTATCTGCAGCCGCGGCTGGACCGCGAGGCCCGGGGCCGAG GTGAACTTGTGACCCACTTTCTGACCACTGACATGGACAGCTTGTCCTACCTGAAGAAGGTCTCCATGGAGGGCCACCTGTACAATGGCTTCAACCTCATAGCTGCTGACCTGAG CACAGCAAAGGGAGATATCATTTGCTACTATGGAAACCGGGGGGAGCCCGAGCCCATCGTCCTGACACCAG GGACCTATGGGCTGAGCAACGCACTGCTGGAGACGCCCTGGAGGAAGCTGTGCTTTGGGAAGCAGCTCTTCCTGGAGGCTGTGGAGCGGAGCCAGGCGCTCCCCAAGGATGCCCTTGTCGCCCAGCTCCTGGATGTGCTCAACAATGAAGAGGC ACAGCTGCCAGACCCAGCCATTGAGGACCAGGGCCAGGAGTATGTGCAGCCTATACTGAGCAAGTACGCGGCTGTGTGTGTGCGCTGCCCTGACTATGGCACCAG AACCAACACAGTCATCCTTGTGGATACAGATGGCCATGTGACCTTCACGGAGCGCAGCATGCTGGACAAGGACCCCTCCTGCTGGAAGACCAGCACCCACGAGTTCATGCTACAGAGCTGA
- the TANGO2 gene encoding transport and Golgi organization protein 2 homolog isoform X1: MCIIFFKFDPRPVSKNAYRLILAANRDEFYHRPSKLADFWGHNNEILSGLDMEEGKEGGTWLGISTRGKLSALTNYLQPRLDREARGRGELVTHFLTTDMDSLSYLKKVSMEGHLYNGFNLIAADLSTAKGDIICYYGNRGEPEPIVLTPGTYGLSNALLETPWRKLCFGKQLFLEAVERSQALPKDALVAQLLDVLNNEEAQLPDPAIEDQGQEYVQPILSKYAAVCVRCPDYGTRTNTVILVDTDGHVTFTERSMLDKDPSCWKTSTHEFMLQS; this comes from the exons gctcatcctgGCAGCCAACAGGGATGAATTTTACCACAGACCGTCTAAGTTAGCAGACTTCTGGGGGCACAACAACGAGATCCTCAGTG GGCTCGACATGGAGGAAGGCAAGGAAGGAGGCACGTGGCTGGGTATCAGCACGCGGGGCAAGCTGTCGGCGCTCACCAACTATCTGCAGCCGCGGCTGGACCGCGAGGCCCGGGGCCGAG GTGAACTTGTGACCCACTTTCTGACCACTGACATGGACAGCTTGTCCTACCTGAAGAAGGTCTCCATGGAGGGCCACCTGTACAATGGCTTCAACCTCATAGCTGCTGACCTGAG CACAGCAAAGGGAGATATCATTTGCTACTATGGAAACCGGGGGGAGCCCGAGCCCATCGTCCTGACACCAG GGACCTATGGGCTGAGCAACGCACTGCTGGAGACGCCCTGGAGGAAGCTGTGCTTTGGGAAGCAGCTCTTCCTGGAGGCTGTGGAGCGGAGCCAGGCGCTCCCCAAGGATGCCCTTGTCGCCCAGCTCCTGGATGTGCTCAACAATGAAGAGGC ACAGCTGCCAGACCCAGCCATTGAGGACCAGGGCCAGGAGTATGTGCAGCCTATACTGAGCAAGTACGCGGCTGTGTGTGTGCGCTGCCCTGACTATGGCACCAG AACCAACACAGTCATCCTTGTGGATACAGATGGCCATGTGACCTTCACGGAGCGCAGCATGCTGGACAAGGACCCCTCCTGCTGGAAGACCAGCACCCACGAGTTCATGCTACAGAGCTGA